In Solidesulfovibrio sp., a single window of DNA contains:
- the pstC gene encoding phosphate ABC transporter permease subunit PstC, with protein sequence MALSRKSKDTLIQNAFFLTALSSIVALALIMIYLFVEGLPIFKVVSVTDFLFGNLWYPTSDPPEFGIFPLIVASLAVTALSSAMAIPLGVMTAIYLAEIASRRTRDIFKPIVELLAALPSVVIGFFGMVVVAPYLQDTFDLATGLNLFNAAIMLAFMSVPTICSVSEDALYAVPRELKEASLALGATHFETIAKVVLPASLSGISTAIMLGMSRSIGETMVVLMVAGGAAIIPASVFSPVRPMPSSIAAEMAEAAFRGNHYHALFAIGIVLFLFTLAFNLVASHVAEKHKQVGAATL encoded by the coding sequence ATGGCCCTTTCGCGAAAGTCCAAGGACACCCTGATCCAAAACGCCTTCTTCCTGACCGCCCTGTCCTCCATCGTGGCCTTGGCGCTCATCATGATCTACCTGTTCGTGGAGGGCCTGCCGATCTTCAAGGTGGTCTCGGTCACGGACTTCCTGTTCGGCAACCTGTGGTATCCCACGTCCGACCCGCCGGAATTCGGCATCTTTCCGCTGATCGTCGCGTCGCTGGCCGTCACGGCCCTGTCCTCGGCCATGGCCATCCCGCTGGGCGTGATGACCGCCATCTACCTGGCCGAAATCGCCAGCCGGCGCACCCGCGACATCTTCAAGCCCATCGTCGAGCTCCTGGCCGCCCTGCCCTCGGTGGTCATCGGCTTTTTCGGCATGGTCGTGGTCGCCCCCTACCTCCAGGACACCTTCGACCTGGCCACGGGGCTCAACCTCTTCAACGCCGCCATCATGCTGGCCTTCATGTCCGTGCCGACCATCTGCTCGGTGTCCGAGGACGCCCTGTACGCCGTGCCCCGCGAGCTCAAGGAAGCCTCCCTGGCCCTGGGCGCCACCCATTTCGAGACCATCGCCAAGGTGGTCCTGCCGGCCTCGCTGTCCGGCATCTCCACGGCCATCATGCTCGGCATGTCCCGGTCCATCGGCGAGACCATGGTCGTGCTGATGGTCGCCGGCGGCGCGGCCATCATCCCCGCCTCCGTCTTTTCGCCCGTGCGGCCCATGCCGTCGAGCATCGCCGCCGAAATGGCCGAGGCGGCCTTCCGCGGCAACCACTACCACGCGCTGTTCGCCATCGGCATCGTGCTGTTCCTTTTCACCCTGGCCTTCAACCTCGTGGCCAGCCACGTGGCCGAAAAGCACAAACAGGTCGGCGCGGCCACCCTGTAG
- a CDS encoding PhoU domain-containing protein, whose translation MRILEGIEENFRFMVLEVSKQVGSALLVVERPDPDRIKRIESRDDYIDNLKSVIENACWGRIHGSRDGNKRTLDLVRAANIININLERIADYAVNIVSQVQYLTDPLFIRRYDYRDAFLDVDKALGLVFPALTRQDVRLALRICRAEFSLDDRFKAAFDAILADLRRGESPENAISSFNIFRYLERMGDALLNIGEAVIFAALGEKLKIHQYQALQDSLAHGGEDIPLSPGDFSSIWGTRSGCRIGRVEDHGPRSKGVLFKEGNAEKLAKEKENIERWQRLAPGLPPGIQAFQTDGDSASMLLEYLGGCNFQEVVLTADREIVENACFLITQTVGAVWEQTLVREPVATDFMAQMRARLGDVFRLYPGFARGPKTLCGLAVRSVPDLIEAATEAEKGLCAPFSVFLHGDFNLNNIVYDHTAQRIHYIDLHRSHQGDYALDAAVFLASNFRLPVFETRLRQRIQLVMDRFLEFVRAFAAEQGDATFEARLTFGLARALATSARFEVNRAFAQELFLRGLYLLERLAARAGRPFAGMAFPDAVLVY comes from the coding sequence ATGCGCATTCTCGAAGGCATCGAAGAGAATTTCCGTTTCATGGTGCTCGAGGTGTCCAAGCAGGTGGGAAGCGCCCTGCTGGTGGTCGAGCGGCCCGACCCCGATCGCATCAAGCGCATCGAGAGCCGCGACGATTACATCGACAACCTCAAAAGCGTGATCGAGAACGCCTGCTGGGGCCGCATCCACGGCTCGCGCGACGGCAACAAGCGCACGCTGGACCTCGTGCGCGCGGCCAACATCATCAACATCAACCTGGAGCGCATCGCCGACTACGCCGTCAACATCGTCTCCCAGGTCCAGTACCTGACCGACCCCCTGTTCATCCGGCGCTACGACTACCGCGACGCCTTCCTGGACGTGGACAAGGCCCTGGGCCTGGTCTTTCCGGCGCTGACCCGCCAGGACGTGCGCCTGGCCCTGCGCATCTGCCGGGCGGAATTCTCCCTGGACGACCGGTTCAAGGCCGCCTTCGACGCCATCCTGGCCGACCTGCGCCGGGGCGAGTCCCCGGAAAACGCCATCTCCAGCTTCAACATCTTCCGCTATCTCGAACGCATGGGCGATGCGCTGTTAAACATCGGCGAGGCCGTCATCTTCGCCGCCCTGGGCGAGAAGCTCAAGATCCACCAGTACCAGGCCCTCCAGGATTCCCTGGCCCACGGCGGCGAGGACATCCCCCTGTCCCCCGGGGACTTCAGCTCCATCTGGGGCACGCGCTCGGGCTGCCGCATCGGCCGGGTGGAAGACCACGGCCCGCGTTCCAAGGGCGTGCTGTTCAAGGAGGGCAACGCCGAAAAGCTGGCCAAGGAAAAGGAGAACATCGAGCGCTGGCAGCGCCTTGCCCCGGGATTGCCGCCGGGGATCCAGGCCTTCCAGACCGACGGCGACTCGGCCTCCATGCTGCTCGAATACCTGGGCGGCTGCAATTTCCAGGAAGTGGTCCTCACGGCCGACCGGGAGATCGTGGAGAACGCCTGCTTCCTCATCACCCAGACCGTGGGCGCCGTGTGGGAGCAGACCCTGGTCAGGGAACCGGTGGCCACGGATTTCATGGCCCAGATGCGCGCCCGCCTGGGCGACGTGTTCCGGCTCTACCCCGGCTTCGCCAGGGGGCCCAAGACCCTGTGCGGGCTGGCCGTGCGCTCCGTCCCCGACCTGATCGAGGCGGCCACCGAGGCCGAAAAGGGGCTTTGCGCGCCCTTTTCCGTGTTCCTGCACGGCGACTTCAACCTCAACAACATCGTCTACGACCACACCGCCCAGCGCATCCACTACATCGACCTGCACCGCTCCCACCAGGGCGACTACGCCCTGGACGCGGCGGTCTTTCTGGCCTCGAACTTCCGGCTGCCCGTTTTCGAGACGCGCCTGCGCCAGCGCATCCAGCTGGTCATGGACCGGTTCCTGGAATTCGTCCGGGCCTTCGCCGCCGAGCAGGGCGACGCCACCTTCGAGGCCCGGCTGACCTTCGGCCTGGCCCGGGCCCTGGCCACCTCGGCCCGGTTCGAGGTCAACCGCGCCTTTGCCCAGGAACTGTTCCTGCGCGGGCTCTACCTGCTGGAGCGCCTGGCCGCCCGGGCGGGCAGGCCGTTCGCGGGCATGGCCTTTCCCGACGCCGTGCTCGTCTACTAG
- the rpe gene encoding ribulose-phosphate 3-epimerase has product MTAPFILSPSLLSADFSRLADELAALEEAGLAWAHLDVMDGLFVPNITFGPPVIAALRRRSRLYFDTHLMIERPERYLSAFRDAGADLVCVHAEATVHLERAVSEIRRLGADAAVALNPATPLSMVDYLLPQLDMVLVMTVNPGFGGQTFIPFCLDKVKDLAALRRERDLSFRIQVDGGVTPDNTAALVAAGADVLVSGSAFFGYPPYKERLDVFHAAAATRTT; this is encoded by the coding sequence ATGACCGCGCCGTTCATCCTGTCCCCCTCCCTTTTGTCCGCGGATTTCAGCCGGCTGGCCGACGAGTTGGCCGCCTTGGAGGAGGCCGGGCTCGCCTGGGCGCACCTTGACGTCATGGACGGCCTGTTCGTGCCCAACATCACCTTCGGCCCGCCGGTCATCGCCGCCTTGCGCCGCCGCAGCCGCCTCTACTTCGACACCCACCTCATGATCGAGCGCCCCGAGCGCTATCTGTCGGCCTTCCGCGACGCCGGGGCGGACCTCGTCTGCGTCCATGCCGAGGCCACGGTCCATCTGGAGCGGGCCGTGTCGGAGATCCGCCGCCTGGGCGCCGACGCCGCCGTGGCGCTCAATCCGGCCACGCCCCTGTCCATGGTCGACTACCTCCTGCCCCAGCTCGACATGGTGCTCGTCATGACCGTCAACCCGGGCTTCGGCGGACAGACTTTTATCCCGTTTTGCCTGGACAAGGTCAAGGACCTGGCCGCCCTGCGCCGGGAACGCGATCTTTCCTTCCGCATCCAGGTGGACGGCGGCGTCACCCCGGACAACACCGCCGCCCTGGTCGCCGCCGGAGCCGACGTGCTGGTCTCGGGCTCGGCGTTTTTCGGGTATCCTCCCTATAAGGAGCGCCTGGATGTCTTTCACGCGGCGGCCGCGACGCGCACGACCTAA
- the pstA gene encoding phosphate ABC transporter permease PstA, with amino-acid sequence MNPAAIAHAGLARRHRTQKIMWGVFGLSSLINMAALVLICGFLLIKGLPAISWGFLTEMPRDSMTAGGILPCILGTLYLSLGTMCVAFPLGVASAVYLNEYARPGRTLRLIRLGINNLAGVPSVVFGLFGLAFFVTFFGLGVSLLSGILTLSILVLPVIIGTAEEALKSVPQTYREASLGLGATKWQTIRLVVLPAALPGMLTGAILGLSRVAGETAAIMFTAAVFFTPYLPSTLTDSVMALPYHIYVLATAGTDIDKTRPLQYGTALVLIVLVLGMNLGAILYRAKLQKKR; translated from the coding sequence ATGAATCCCGCAGCCATCGCCCACGCCGGCCTGGCCCGACGCCACCGCACCCAGAAGATCATGTGGGGCGTCTTCGGCCTGTCCTCGCTCATCAACATGGCCGCCCTGGTGCTCATCTGCGGCTTTTTGCTCATCAAGGGCCTGCCGGCCATCTCCTGGGGTTTTCTCACCGAAATGCCCCGCGACTCCATGACCGCCGGCGGCATTTTGCCCTGCATCCTGGGCACGCTGTACCTCAGCCTGGGCACCATGTGCGTGGCCTTTCCCCTGGGCGTGGCCTCGGCCGTGTACTTAAACGAATACGCCCGGCCGGGCCGGACGCTGCGGCTGATACGCCTGGGCATCAACAACCTGGCCGGCGTGCCCTCGGTGGTCTTCGGGCTGTTCGGCCTGGCCTTTTTCGTCACCTTCTTCGGCCTGGGCGTGAGCCTGCTTTCGGGCATCCTGACGCTTTCCATCCTGGTGTTGCCGGTCATCATCGGCACGGCCGAGGAAGCGCTCAAGTCCGTGCCCCAGACCTACCGCGAGGCGTCGCTGGGGCTCGGGGCCACCAAGTGGCAGACCATCCGGCTGGTGGTGCTGCCGGCGGCCCTGCCGGGCATGCTCACCGGGGCCATCCTGGGGCTGTCCCGCGTGGCCGGCGAGACGGCCGCCATCATGTTCACCGCCGCCGTCTTCTTCACGCCCTACCTGCCCAGCACCCTCACCGATTCGGTCATGGCCCTGCCCTACCACATCTACGTCCTGGCCACGGCCGGCACGGACATCGACAAGACCCGGCCGCTGCAATACGGCACGGCCCTGGTCCTCATCGTCCTGGTCCTCGGCATGAACCTCGGGGCCATCCTCTACCGGGCCAAGCTGCAGAAAAAACGGTAG
- a CDS encoding amphi-Trp domain-containing protein, with protein MEKETRFKYESVQDAQTLARYLEAVTAGFAAGELRFSSREGEVALHPGGVIGFLVEAKSMGGRMKLHLKFSWREDGGEDGDTGLTIAPGQPAAHDADE; from the coding sequence GTGGAAAAGGAAACGCGGTTCAAATACGAGTCCGTCCAGGACGCGCAAACGCTCGCCCGCTACCTCGAGGCCGTCACGGCCGGCTTTGCCGCCGGCGAGTTGCGGTTTTCCAGCCGCGAAGGCGAGGTGGCCCTGCATCCCGGGGGCGTGATCGGCTTCCTGGTCGAAGCCAAGTCCATGGGCGGGCGCATGAAGCTCCACCTGAAGTTTTCCTGGCGCGAGGACGGCGGCGAGGACGGCGACACGGGCCTGACCATCGCCCCGGGACAGCCCGCCGCCCACGACGCCGACGAGTAG
- a CDS encoding phosphate ABC transporter substrate-binding protein, whose product MKKLLGIVAACLLLAANAFADTTIKVDGSTTVLPIMQKVVEAYMKAHPDVKISVSGGGSGNGIKALIDGATDVAMASRAMEAKEIDLAKSKNVNPNQIVCAIDAIVPVVHPTNKLTEISLAQLKDLYMGKITSWKDLGGEGPVVVISRDTSSGTYETWEGLVMKKERVFPGALMQASSGAVVQAVGKNKNAIGYVGIGYLDASTKGLKVDGVEPTAENAKSKKFPISRDLYLYTNGAPAGAAKGLVDFLLSADGQKLVKEAGFVPLN is encoded by the coding sequence ATGAAAAAACTGCTCGGTATCGTGGCCGCGTGCCTGTTGCTGGCTGCCAACGCCTTTGCCGACACCACCATCAAGGTGGACGGCTCCACCACCGTGCTGCCCATCATGCAAAAGGTCGTCGAGGCCTACATGAAGGCCCATCCGGACGTGAAGATCTCCGTGTCCGGCGGCGGTTCGGGCAACGGCATCAAGGCGCTCATCGACGGCGCCACCGACGTGGCCATGGCCTCGCGGGCCATGGAGGCCAAGGAAATCGACCTGGCCAAGAGCAAGAACGTCAACCCCAACCAGATCGTGTGCGCCATCGACGCCATCGTGCCCGTCGTCCACCCGACCAACAAGCTCACCGAGATCAGCCTGGCCCAGCTCAAGGACCTCTACATGGGCAAGATCACCAGCTGGAAGGACCTCGGCGGCGAGGGCCCGGTGGTCGTGATTTCCCGCGACACCTCCTCGGGCACCTACGAGACCTGGGAAGGCCTGGTCATGAAAAAGGAGCGCGTGTTCCCCGGCGCCCTGATGCAGGCCTCCAGCGGCGCGGTGGTCCAGGCCGTCGGCAAGAACAAGAACGCCATCGGCTACGTGGGCATCGGCTACCTCGACGCCTCCACCAAGGGCCTCAAGGTCGACGGCGTGGAGCCCACGGCCGAAAACGCCAAGTCCAAGAAGTTCCCCATCTCCCGCGACCTCTACCTCTACACCAACGGCGCCCCCGCCGGCGCGGCCAAGGGCCTGGTCGACTTCCTGCTGAGCGCGGATGGCCAGAAGCTGGTCAAGGAAGCCGGTTTCGTGCCCCTCAACTAA
- a CDS encoding GAK system XXXCH domain-containing protein, giving the protein MSASRKRKFEMVLPRVEALRALTELTARAAEGALVVGGEAVALKDFTSLKIGIKDLGASCLLKVSLKYPALGVAALPSPASVDAEEGRREHVADHAPEPMDEGDKPRYKGLKKRMKHFFKAIVTSLRAGTAPDADVLAAFVADSRLMTGYPGRGDAFYPAYDAEVDRLEAAAAAGDLDAMTASVAALDRMKKECHSRHA; this is encoded by the coding sequence ATGTCCGCCTCGCGCAAACGCAAGTTCGAGATGGTCCTGCCCCGGGTCGAGGCCCTGCGCGCCCTGACCGAACTGACGGCCCGGGCCGCCGAGGGCGCCCTGGTCGTCGGCGGCGAGGCCGTCGCCCTGAAGGACTTCACCAGCCTCAAGATCGGCATCAAGGACCTGGGTGCCTCGTGCCTGCTCAAGGTGAGCCTCAAGTACCCCGCCCTGGGCGTGGCCGCCCTGCCCTCGCCCGCCAGCGTGGACGCCGAGGAGGGCCGCCGCGAACACGTCGCGGACCACGCCCCGGAACCCATGGACGAAGGGGACAAGCCCAGGTACAAGGGGCTTAAAAAACGGATGAAGCATTTTTTCAAGGCCATCGTCACGTCGCTTCGGGCCGGGACTGCCCCCGATGCCGACGTCCTGGCCGCCTTTGTCGCCGACAGCCGGCTGATGACCGGCTATCCCGGCCGGGGCGACGCCTTCTATCCGGCCTACGACGCCGAGGTGGACCGGCTGGAAGCCGCCGCCGCCGCCGGCGACCTGGACGCCATGACCGCTTCGGTGGCGGCGCTCGATCGCATGAAAAAGGAGTGTCACAGCCGCCATGCCTGA
- a CDS encoding ATP-binding protein, which produces MEKTIFSGNAVLRPLLALMFPIAAFFLQWLFWSAIKPYIWFLFFPAVFFSSQVGGMAGGLAATILSAALASFFMDPPFSFLRGNSISLISVLVFLGMGWLFSLTHTRLARARKAADQALAASHLANEHLREANDEITRLYEKTRDLDALKTNFFANVSHELRTPLTLLLGPLARLRQAAGIDDDARAELLVMERNARLLHHHVCDLLDVAKLDAGRMELRYVRSDLAAVARFMASCFESLARDKSIRFRLALPDALPAAVDPEKVRRILQNLLSNAFKFTPEGGEVAMRLEKRDALARLTVSDDGPGVPAALRQAVFERFRQIDGGENRLHGGTGLGLAIAREFALLHGGDIVLDASPDGGARFVVTLPLDAPAGAVVEEAGTDGGQAAEVFLPETAAGRSAPPAQAAPAAEAPLVLVVEDNPDMNDYLGSILGGHYRIATAADGRDGLEKARALHPDLIVCDVMMPVLGGQDMVRELRRDTRLDDVPVVMLTAKADETLRRTLLREHVQDYMIKPFDAGELLARVSRLLADKDRHARDLWVSERRFQATFEQAAVGIALVAPDGRWLRVNRKLCDIVGYDQEEMAAMTFQDITHPQDLEADLGLAHQVLEGKIATYDKEKRYIRKDGSTVWVNLTVALVRDAAGNPDYFISVVEDIDRRKAVEEALRNSREELERAAEQATGLARRAEAANLAKSTFLANMSHEIRTPLNGLMGMMQLLKSTPLDAEQLEYADMAIRSGKRLTQLLGDILDLSRIEAARMALHRSPFRIDAVLDSVCETFAPLSREKNLPLRCEIAPDVPPTVVGDEMRVRQILFNLVGNAMKFTADGEVRVDVWALPGAADGRARLLFVVGDTGIGIPDDKLGAIGEAFTQVNDSYTRNQQGAGLGLAISRELTHLMDGTLTVESELDKGTRVYLMLPLALPTEADVRDEGAWPQPRPRQGPYRVLVAEDDRVNRLATARLLEKLGCRTTLVENGQEAVDAACREDFDCVFMDVQMPVVNGLEATRRIRQRGRTGLPIVAMTAYALSGDREKCLSAGMDDYIAKPIAAESLAKALQRALRPAGDRPPGDGG; this is translated from the coding sequence ATGGAAAAGACGATCTTCTCCGGCAACGCCGTGCTGCGCCCTCTATTGGCCTTGATGTTTCCGATCGCGGCCTTTTTTCTGCAATGGCTATTCTGGTCGGCGATCAAGCCCTACATCTGGTTCCTGTTCTTCCCGGCCGTCTTTTTCAGCTCCCAGGTCGGCGGCATGGCCGGCGGGCTGGCCGCCACCATCCTGTCCGCCGCCCTGGCTTCGTTTTTCATGGACCCGCCTTTTTCGTTTCTCCGGGGAAATTCCATCAGCCTCATCTCCGTCCTGGTCTTTTTGGGCATGGGCTGGCTGTTTTCGCTCACCCACACCCGCCTGGCCCGGGCCCGCAAGGCCGCCGACCAGGCCCTTGCGGCCTCGCACCTGGCCAATGAACACCTGCGCGAGGCCAACGACGAGATCACCAGGCTCTACGAAAAGACCCGGGATCTGGACGCGCTCAAAACCAACTTCTTCGCCAACGTCAGCCACGAACTGCGCACGCCCCTGACGCTGCTCCTCGGCCCCCTGGCCCGGCTGCGCCAGGCGGCCGGAATCGACGACGACGCCCGGGCCGAACTGCTGGTCATGGAACGCAACGCCCGGCTGCTGCACCACCATGTCTGCGACCTGCTCGACGTGGCCAAGCTCGACGCCGGGCGCATGGAACTGCGCTACGTCCGCTCGGATCTGGCGGCCGTGGCCCGGTTCATGGCCTCGTGCTTCGAGTCCCTGGCCCGGGACAAGTCCATCCGGTTTCGGCTCGCGCTCCCCGATGCCCTCCCCGCCGCGGTGGACCCGGAAAAAGTTCGCCGCATCCTGCAAAACCTGCTGTCCAACGCCTTCAAGTTCACCCCCGAGGGCGGCGAGGTCGCGATGCGCCTGGAAAAACGGGATGCCCTGGCGCGCCTGACCGTTTCCGACGACGGGCCGGGCGTGCCCGCCGCCCTGCGCCAGGCCGTCTTCGAGCGCTTCCGCCAGATCGACGGCGGGGAAAACCGCCTCCACGGCGGCACCGGCCTTGGCCTGGCCATCGCCCGGGAATTCGCGCTCCTGCACGGCGGCGACATCGTTCTCGACGCCTCCCCCGACGGCGGGGCCCGCTTTGTCGTCACCCTGCCGCTTGACGCGCCGGCCGGCGCGGTCGTGGAGGAGGCCGGCACCGACGGCGGGCAGGCCGCCGAGGTCTTCCTTCCGGAAACCGCGGCCGGCCGATCCGCTCCCCCCGCCCAGGCCGCCCCGGCGGCCGAGGCCCCCCTCGTCCTCGTGGTCGAGGACAATCCGGACATGAACGACTACCTGGGCTCGATCCTCGGCGGCCACTACCGGATCGCCACGGCGGCCGACGGACGCGACGGGCTGGAAAAGGCCCGAGCCCTGCATCCGGACCTGATCGTCTGCGACGTGATGATGCCGGTGCTCGGCGGCCAGGACATGGTGCGCGAACTGCGCCGCGACACGCGCCTCGACGACGTGCCCGTGGTCATGCTCACGGCCAAGGCCGACGAGACCCTGCGCCGCACCCTCCTGCGCGAGCACGTCCAGGACTACATGATCAAGCCCTTCGACGCCGGCGAACTCCTGGCCCGCGTCAGTCGGCTCCTGGCGGACAAGGACCGCCACGCCCGCGACCTGTGGGTCAGCGAACGCCGGTTCCAGGCCACCTTCGAACAGGCGGCCGTGGGCATCGCCCTCGTCGCGCCCGACGGCCGCTGGCTGCGGGTCAACCGGAAACTGTGCGACATCGTGGGCTACGACCAGGAAGAAATGGCCGCCATGACCTTTCAGGACATCACCCATCCGCAGGACCTGGAGGCGGACCTGGGCCTGGCGCACCAGGTGCTCGAAGGGAAAATCGCCACGTACGACAAGGAAAAACGCTACATCCGCAAGGACGGCTCCACGGTCTGGGTCAACCTGACCGTGGCCCTGGTGCGCGACGCGGCGGGGAACCCGGACTATTTCATCTCGGTGGTCGAGGATATCGACCGGCGCAAGGCCGTGGAAGAGGCGCTGCGAAACTCCCGGGAGGAACTGGAACGGGCCGCCGAACAGGCGACCGGCCTCGCCCGGCGGGCCGAAGCCGCCAACCTGGCCAAAAGCACGTTCCTGGCCAACATGAGCCACGAGATCCGCACCCCCCTCAACGGGCTCATGGGCATGATGCAGCTGCTCAAATCCACGCCCCTCGACGCCGAACAGCTCGAATACGCCGACATGGCCATCCGCTCCGGCAAACGCCTGACCCAGTTGCTCGGCGACATCCTCGACCTGTCGCGCATCGAGGCGGCCCGCATGGCGCTGCACCGTTCCCCCTTCCGCATCGACGCGGTCCTGGATTCCGTTTGCGAAACCTTCGCCCCCCTGTCCCGGGAAAAAAACCTGCCCCTGCGTTGCGAGATCGCCCCGGACGTGCCGCCGACGGTGGTCGGCGACGAGATGCGCGTGCGCCAGATCCTGTTCAACCTCGTCGGCAACGCCATGAAGTTCACCGCCGACGGCGAGGTCCGGGTGGACGTCTGGGCGCTGCCGGGGGCCGCCGACGGACGGGCCCGGCTGCTTTTCGTCGTCGGCGACACCGGCATCGGCATCCCCGACGACAAGCTGGGCGCCATCGGCGAAGCCTTCACCCAGGTCAACGATTCCTACACCCGCAACCAGCAGGGAGCCGGCCTGGGCCTGGCCATCAGCCGCGAACTGACGCACCTCATGGACGGCACCCTGACCGTGGAAAGCGAACTGGACAAGGGCACGCGGGTCTACCTCATGCTGCCCCTGGCCCTGCCGACCGAAGCCGACGTCCGGGACGAAGGGGCCTGGCCCCAGCCACGGCCGCGCCAGGGGCCATACCGCGTGCTCGTGGCCGAAGACGACAGGGTCAACCGGCTGGCGACGGCCCGGCTCCTGGAGAAGCTCGGCTGCCGGACCACCCTCGTCGAAAACGGCCAGGAGGCCGTGGACGCCGCCTGCCGGGAGGACTTCGACTGCGTGTTCATGGACGTGCAGATGCCGGTCGTAAACGGCCTGGAAGCCACCCGGCGCATCCGCCAACGCGGCCGCACCGGCCTGCCCATCGTGGCCATGACCGCCTACGCCCTCAGCGGGGACCGGGAAAAATGCCTGTCCGCCGGCATGGACGACTACATCGCCAAGCCGATCGCGGCGGAATCCTTGGCCAAGGCACTGCAACGGGCCTTGCGCCCGGCCGGGGACCGCCCCCCGGGGGATGGCGGCTGA
- a CDS encoding PhoH family protein has product MTQEQETGRKNYVLDTNVLIENPQSVLKLRNGVENAIHIPYHVLMELEALKKTPKLRHIVANVIQILGDNREHIHFIQNDKSHSAFTDIVDNHILDEIQASTIEDPVLVTNDRILKLQAELRGIKSEELRDSKPFESESQRYTGFAEDDGEIVPNCFTWRDGKPVLHAPDGEKVINYTCDVWNVRPRTVYQNLALELIMAPHIDLVSIQSEAGYGKTFLALAAALYAVQEKKHYEKIFVLKPTIEIGAKLGYLPGDVSEKMEPYMKYVFDLLVKLHRCRAANKVFLNPNDEMLRINPKKFEVLPLAYVRGMNIENAFVVIDEAQNLSRTEVRAVLTRMGEGVKCVVLGDTSQVDNPYLNEANNGLNWIVRKFKGFANYAHIVLKGERSRGPITDMVLRSKL; this is encoded by the coding sequence ATGACGCAGGAGCAGGAAACGGGACGCAAGAACTACGTGCTCGACACCAACGTCCTGATCGAAAACCCGCAAAGCGTGCTGAAGCTGCGAAACGGCGTGGAAAACGCCATCCACATCCCCTACCACGTGCTCATGGAGCTGGAGGCGCTCAAGAAAACCCCGAAACTGCGCCACATCGTGGCCAACGTCATCCAGATCCTGGGCGACAACCGCGAGCACATCCACTTCATCCAGAACGACAAGAGCCACTCGGCCTTCACCGACATCGTCGACAACCACATCCTCGACGAGATCCAGGCCTCGACCATCGAGGACCCGGTGCTGGTGACCAACGACCGCATCCTCAAGCTCCAGGCCGAGCTGCGCGGCATCAAAAGCGAGGAGCTGCGCGACTCCAAGCCCTTCGAGTCCGAATCCCAGCGCTACACCGGCTTCGCCGAGGACGACGGCGAGATCGTGCCCAACTGCTTCACCTGGCGCGACGGCAAGCCGGTGCTGCACGCCCCGGACGGCGAGAAGGTCATCAACTACACCTGCGACGTCTGGAACGTGCGGCCGCGCACCGTCTACCAGAACCTGGCCCTGGAACTCATCATGGCGCCGCACATCGACCTGGTGTCCATCCAGAGCGAGGCCGGCTACGGCAAGACCTTCCTGGCCCTGGCCGCCGCCCTCTACGCCGTGCAGGAGAAAAAGCACTACGAAAAGATCTTCGTGCTCAAGCCCACCATCGAGATCGGGGCCAAGCTCGGCTACCTGCCGGGCGATGTCTCGGAAAAGATGGAACCGTACATGAAGTACGTCTTCGACCTGCTGGTCAAGCTGCACCGCTGCCGGGCGGCCAACAAGGTCTTCCTCAACCCCAATGACGAGATGCTGCGCATCAATCCGAAAAAATTCGAGGTATTGCCCCTTGCCTACGTGCGCGGCATGAACATCGAAAACGCCTTCGTGGTCATCGACGAGGCGCAAAACCTCTCGCGCACCGAAGTGCGGGCCGTGCTCACCCGCATGGGCGAGGGCGTCAAATGCGTCGTGCTCGGCGACACTTCCCAGGTGGACAACCCCTACCTCAACGAAGCCAACAACGGGCTCAACTGGATCGTGCGCAAGTTCAAGGGGTTCGCCAACTACGCCCACATCGTGCTCAAGGGCGAGCGTTCGCGCGGCCCCATCACCGACATGGTCCTGCGCTCCAAATTGTAG